GGGTTCCACCGTCGCGGGGGGCTTCCGCACCCATGGGTTCGTCATCCTGCTCGCCGACGGGTTGCGGTATCTCCATACTCCGCGAGCCCGCCGTTCGCGTTATCCACAGGCCGTCGGCACTGGTGCACGCGTTATCCACAGCTCAGCCGGAAAGCCCTCCTGATCACCGCGCACGTGGCAACCTGGCGCGCCATGAGGCCACGTGTGAAACCCGCGCTGCGCAGGATCCTTCGTGACGAGCACACCCTCCAGTTCGGCGTTCACCCCCGTCGGGCGGTGCTGGTGAGCGAGCTCGCGCCGTCCGTGAAGGAATGGATCTATCGCCTCGACGGCACCCGGGACATGGCGCAGGTCATGAAGGAGGCGGCTCGAGCCGGGCTGACCGAGGAGGGTGCCAGGTCACTGCTCGACACGCTCACGGCTCGCGGGGTGCTCGACGACGCGGCGGTTCGTCCCGCTCCGCTGGCCAGGTTGTCGCTCGCCGAACGCGACCGGTTGCGGCCCGACCTCGACGCGCTCGACCTGGCGTCCACGACTCCCGGGGGCGCCCTTGAGACGATGCGCCGCAGACGCGAGGCACGGGTGCGCGTCTACGGGGCGGGCCGGGTGGGCGCCCAGATCGTCGCCCTGCTGGCGGCCTCGGGGGTGGGGCAGGTGCGGGTGATCGACCCTGGGCCGACGAGGGCGGAGGACCTGGTTCCCGGCGGGCTGGGGTGGGCCGAGCTGGGAATGCCCCGGGAGGAGGGCGCGGTGGCGGTGGCCCGCAGAATCACCGCAGGCAGGAACGACGGCCCCGCCAACGACCCGGGGAGCTCCTCCGAGGACGGCCCTGCCGCCCCTCCCACGCGCTCGACCGACCACCCGGACACCGCGCCCAAAGCTGCCAATCGCCAGCCCGTAACCACCACCCCCTCCAACCGCCGTTCCCTCGCCACCGCCGAGCGCTCAATCGACCATCCCAGCTACTCTTCCGAGCCGTCTGGCCATGGTCGCCCAGCCACTTCTGGGCGGTCCCGTGGTAACCCCGACGGCCACTCCGAGCCATCTGGCCAGCATCTCCCCAGTACCTCCGGCGCTCGTCCTGATGCCCCTTCCGCAACCCCTGGCAGCTCTCCTCGGCGTTCGTCAGGGCGGGCGCCCACCAAGCGGCGGCGGGAGGTGTGGCCACCCGTTGACGATGGGCCCTCGGTCGAGGCCCTGGCCGGAGCGCCACATCTGAGTGACGGAACCCAGCGCCCCGACCTCGTCATCCTCGCCCCCGTCGGCCCCCTCGACGCGATCCTCGTCTCCGAGCTGGTCACCATGGGCATCCCCCACCTCCTGGTGGCCGCCTTCGAAGGACACGGCTCCGTCGGCCCTCTCGTACGCCCCGGCGAGACCGCCTGCCTGCACTGTCTCGACCTCACCCGCCGAGACCGCGACCCCGCCTGGCCGATCGTCACCGCCCACCTGGGCGGATTTCCCGCCGGTGAGATCGCCTGCAGTTCGCCGCTGTCGACGCTCGTGGCCGCCGCAGCGACCGGCCATGCGCTTGCTCATATCGACGGCCAGGACACCGTTGTGACCAACGGCACAATGGACGTATTGCCTGATTGGCATTGGAAACGTCGATCCTGGACCATGCATCCGCAATGTCGTTGCTGGCGCAAAGAGTTCAGTGCGCTAACAATGGTCACGCCGGGTTCCTGCGGTTGACGGGCCAACCGCAGGACCGAGGGCCCCGTCAGGTCCGGATCAAGGAGGGGGGAAGCGGCATCTCAGCAGAGATGCCGCGCGTCATGGTGAGTGATCTTCCGCGTCGCGCCGTCACGCGCTCCGCCAAGCTGGCGACCCTTCCACTCGGGTTCGCGGGCCGCACAGTCATGGGCATCGGCAAGCGCATCGGCGGCAAGTCGGCCGAGCTGGTCGCCCAGGAGATCCAGCAGCGCACCGCCGAACAGATCTTCAAGGTCCTCGGCGAACTCAAAGGCGGGGCGATGAAGCTCGGCCAGGCGCTGTCCATCTTCGAGGC
This window of the Nonomuraea africana genome carries:
- a CDS encoding thiamine biosynthesis protein ThiF; its protein translation is MRPRVKPALRRILRDEHTLQFGVHPRRAVLVSELAPSVKEWIYRLDGTRDMAQVMKEAARAGLTEEGARSLLDTLTARGVLDDAAVRPAPLARLSLAERDRLRPDLDALDLASTTPGGALETMRRRREARVRVYGAGRVGAQIVALLAASGVGQVRVIDPGPTRAEDLVPGGLGWAELGMPREEGAVAVARRITAGRNDGPANDPGSSSEDGPAAPPTRSTDHPDTAPKAANRQPVTTTPSNRRSLATAERSIDHPSYSSEPSGHGRPATSGRSRGNPDGHSEPSGQHLPSTSGARPDAPSATPGSSPRRSSGRAPTKRRREVWPPVDDGPSVEALAGAPHLSDGTQRPDLVILAPVGPLDAILVSELVTMGIPHLLVAAFEGHGSVGPLVRPGETACLHCLDLTRRDRDPAWPIVTAHLGGFPAGEIACSSPLSTLVAAAATGHALAHIDGQDTVVTNGTMDVLPDWHWKRRSWTMHPQCRCWRKEFSALTMVTPGSCG